DNA from Centroberyx gerrardi isolate f3 chromosome 20, fCenGer3.hap1.cur.20231027, whole genome shotgun sequence:
GGTTTCACTTCACTCTTTTGGCTCAATCAAGAGCCCCTTGAATAGAGCGAGGTTCTACTCCACAAAACAGAACCTGCCCACTGCAGAGGAACCACTGAGGTCCAATCAATGAGCAATCAGATTCCCTCTTATCTATTTGGCTTGGCTGGATGTGGATGTTAATCAGTCCCATATCTCGGTAATGGTGTTCCTGTTAATTGCCTCCCTTCGTTGTGGCCGTATCCCCTTTCGCTTATGATCTCTATCTGCAAATGAGGTCAGAAAGGCATGTGGATCTTGTTTCCACCCTGGCTCTACTGAATCCTAACAGGGGACGGTTGGAAAAAGTGCTGGCCGTGTGGCCTGCTGGCGTTTAAAACTGTTCTGAGATCAAGGCTCCTGTCATCGCTCCGATGTGTTGATGTCACTGCTCTGTCAGGCCCTGATGTTCTTCATTACGATCCTTGTTTCAGTCTTAGTTTCAGTCCTCCAACTGTTTCAAAAGATATATATGGCTGTCTTTCAGAACAAACCAGAGAATGTTGGTTTCCACAATGGGGAGATTTAGTCACTGTGCATTCAATCAATGGTCATTCTTATCACGAGGCACTTCCCCATGAGAATGGTGTGATTTGCATATTCAGAGAGCCTGTGCATCTGATGCCCATCTCGTTAGTCCTGGTAACGGTGTGATATCTGCACAGCTCCAGGGCAAGTCAGCCGCCCGTCTGAGTGACATGCAAATACAAGATCATTCAGATCATGATCGTGTCAACTGCATCCTGAACCATGACTGGTCTGGACTGGCCCGGCCTGCACAGAGCGCTCCAGCCCAGACCGGGTTCGAGTTCAAATCTGCTACTGACACAGCatgacaaaaatggaaaaatttatttgacaaatgaaCTATGATGCAAATATGCGCCTTTGCAGATGGAGATCTATGTAGATGAAAAGGTCACCTAGGTCATACTGAACAGTCTTTTGTCGCTTCCACCCCAACCTCCAACCTCTATAACCTTCTTTCACTATTAGGGGGAAACTGTcatttctttcaggcctctcctctcctcatacCCAGCACCCATAAATAAACCCGTAGCCCTCTCTCCCCAGCCCACCCCTAGGAGCTCAAGGGAGCAGAAGGTCTAAGAGCATTCCTCCATGAAGACTTTCCCTTTTCTACCTTTGCTTTGATTTTACGCTCATTATCCCCCCTGGAGCTCTGCCGACCCTGGACAAGGGGCTCCATACCTGATGGAACAATGGGGGGCTGTGCTGCCTGATGAAGCTAAGCTGAGctgggggggcaggaggggacTGCATTGTCTCCCTACGTCACACATAGCGACTGCCATTATTATCCTCAATTTTCTGCAGACTAAATCAAATTAGCGGCAGACTGCTCCTGAAAAAAGAGATTCTCCGAAGTGGGGCGTCTTACCCCTCATACCCCTTTGTAATTCACGGCTTCCCAGCTGTTGTGCTGCTGTAGTCTAAGGCAGAAGACCTTTTCTCCCTGATCTCCAACCTCCTCGCCCCTAATGATGCCCCCAAGGCAGCAGAGCTAGAGGGCAGGTGGCAGGGTGAAAGGTCTCTCTGGATGGGACAAACCCCTCTCACTCTGACGACCTCACAGATCTTGTTTGAAGTACCATAGAAGCTTAAAATGGAGGTCTGAGAGAGAGCTTTGAATCCACAATGCTGGAGTCAGGTTCCTTCCTCAAAGATGTCCTGTTGCTTAAATGGTATAACTGACAGACTACTATTCAGAATGGTTCACGAGCCAATATAAAGACCAGTAGATGAGAATATGTTGCCTAAGcattgtaataaaaaataaaaatgttttggtACAGTAGTAATAGCAGGAATAAACTACTAGGTTTTGGCAGTGTTCAGTGCCAGCGGTGCAAAGATTCTCATTCATCTCATCTTGTCCCTGACAAGGTTATTATAATTGACTAAACCTAAGACTATAACTAAGCTTGAAACTGCATTTCAGTACAtttaaatacaatataaacTGGAGACTATGAAAAAACAGTAATTAAAGTAAAATAATCACTGCCTCCAAAACAAActgagaaatgaaataaatatattcaaatatgacttttattttaagactttgtgGCCTATAGAAGCAAGTCTAGAAATTAGTAAAAGACACATTTACTATAAAACTTACTATAAAAGGTAATTCTCCAACTATGTGTACTTACATTCAACTTaaactgaaattaaataaaacaaaaactaaacattCCTGAAAAATATAAACTAACTTAGAACTAGCAAACCCTGTCTGAAaactaactgaaactaaaaATTGCCCAATTGCTAAATAAAATCCACATAAAACCGAATACAAATTGCAAAATTACTATAGCCCTGGATCCTGAGCTGGCCAACCAACTTCAGCTGATACAATACTGACCTCTAGTGCATATTTATTGAAATGTCACATTTCAGCACCCAGGATAAACAAAGATGTCTAAGACACAGAgtatataaaataaatcaatatattATGTTTGTAGATTTCTTTTGATGAATCAAAAATCAAAGATTGTACCTATGGAAACAAATACCCATTATCTTGAAGgacatttgacctttgacctttcttcccaccatcttcctctccctctcttagtCCTTCTTGGAGGTTTTTTGCTTACTGTTCTGCATGCGCTCCCTCTGGGCCCTGACATATTCTTTCAGCTGGGTTTCTGTGAGCAGCCTAAATCCTCCCCGCTCTCTGAATGGATCCATAGGCTTGCTCTTGGGCGCAGGCGAACCAGTTGTCTCGAATTTCACGTAACCTCCTGGATGCTCGGGTATCGCTCTCATGAACATGCGCTCGGGAGCCTGTGGCCCCTCTTTGGCACTCGTGGTGAAGGCACCCACCTTCCTGAATGCCTCCTGTGTGCCGGCGCTGTGAGGCGGTGTCTTCTCCCCAACTGAGCGGGGATGGAGCTCCGTGAGACAGTCGCCGGGATGGGTGTGTGGCCGCATAGTGGCTAAGGTGACTTCTCTGCTTTGGAATGTGTTTCTCATGTTTTGGCTGATAGCTCTGGTCAAGACTGGGACACTGGTCTTGGTCATGCCAGTGAAGACCTTGTGGAGTAGTGGACGTTTCTGAGTCTGGAGGCTCCGCTTTAGGGCTTGGGAGGATCTGGGTTTTGGGTGTTCATCCTGgaggggagagggtggaggggagCTCCAGGCATCGCGCAGCCTGGCGTTGCGCTCCATGTTGACGCCGGCCTCATCCTTGCACAGTGCCTTCTGGATGGTGTTGACTCTGAGGAGGATGTGTTCGGTCATCAGAGGATGGTGAAGACCCCTCTTCCTCACGCGTTCACTCGCTGCCTTCTCACTCTGCGTTACTGACGACTTAGTAGTCTCACTAAACTCTTTCGCTGTGAAAAGGACACACACTTTAAAATGTACAGCCACATCATATTTATTTCTATTAGATCTCTCAAGACTTACTTAGGTGTTATATTCCTCAATGCTACatatcattttatttaattttgtgcCATCAATTGTTTTCTTAACAATAGGTGCAACATTTCAAACGCTcaaatatctaattttggaatgaaactcctcaagGACCAACTGATATATGACTGAACACGTTTTATTTACCGATACAATTTGCTAACTTTAACTATTGGCTAATCACAAGCTGAGCCATCTACATCTACACATAAAGCGGCCATTGAGCATGCTTACCTTGTGCTCGACATTTAGTGggggcagacagagagcgagtgtGGCGGGACAGCTCAGCTCTCTGTGGTTTCTTGCGATTACAGTCATAAATCTTTCGGTTGGCTGAGGCCACCTGTGCCATGCGATCCGCCGGGACGAAAGCACGGGGAAACTTTCTGAGTGAAGCTGAAGACTTCTCAGAGGCCAAACCAGCCTGGGCCATCGCAGCACCACGCTGCCCTCCCTCCGCTGACACTGTGTAATCCCAGCACACTTTGGCAAACTGGTAGAGCTGCACACTTGATGTAGTGTTCACCAGTATActgaaagaggggagagagagagagagagagagatagagagagagagagagagagagagagagagagagagataggacaGTTGATTGCATACAGCATTCAAGGCAAATTCAATCTaaattttctacatttttacatagcagtttttacatttttgtttcacATTATTACTTATGAGCTGACTGGAATTTTACGTGGAAATCCTTTAGAATTTGAAGATATGCATCAAAAGCAATTTAGACTATCAACCCAGGACTATACAACATTGCACAGATGGTAAATCCTGCATGGGTTATTATTAAGTTGaacaatgtattattttttcagCGCTGTCGTGAGAGTGGATCAGACTCACTCACCTGCTGTCATGAAAATGCATGGACAATATAGGGCTTGGTTTGACCCCTGCCCTGATGATTCTCAGACAGTCTCCAGTGAGGAAATTAAATATGCGGATCTTTCCATCCATGCAGCCGGTGACGACACGCAGGTAGGTGAGTGTCAGGGACTGTACCTCCCTGCAAAGCAGTCAGCATTCAAAGGTCTTTTGATTATTGAAATATAATTATGTTTGAGTGTATTGTAATTGACAGATAAAAAAGGAACAAATTCACATCATCTTTTTGGGTGGTGATACAGTAAGGAAATTTAACACTcccagcaacaggcaacaaGGTAAAACACAAGACAAGGTGTTCCTATATGATTTAAGCAACAATGTTGAGGCAACTCCTTAGGCAATATTGCCTATCAGAGTTGCTCAGAAAGTTCCCTGGAGTGTCATGGCTCGTAGGTGCTTACTTTGGGTGGGTGAAGGTCATAAGACACTCTTCAGCATCACAGCTGGTGCTCCATGCCATGGCCTGACCGTCAGAGTCTCCGGACAGAAGGTGCCATCGGTCAAAGAACAGGCACTTCACTGAGCTCCGGTGAGCATCAATCACCTTAGGGAAAGTCGGACATTATACAAACTAggaacacaattacagaatgcaAATAACCATAAACAAATGTACGAGTGAAAAGGCTAGAAAAGTATTATTaatgacagacaacacacagttACTCAGGAGTTCATTAGAAGAGAATCTATTGGACTCCACAGATTATGAGTCTATGTGCTTTTCAGGAGAGAGCAACAGGTAAGCAGGACTCACCTTGAGCAGTGAAGCACTCTCCATGTCCCATATCTTGACAAGGCCCTTATCACAGCTGCTGTACACCACTGTTGCATTCATCTTCACACACCGGACGGAGCTAGGGTGCTTGAAATTAAAATCCTCGAAGCACTTCCCTGTCTGTAGATTCCACACTGGTGGGGTGGCGAGAttacaaataaatgtatcaTTTCTGAAGATCACATCTTACGTCTGACAAATGACTCAAGTCCTACAGGGGCTGCTCACCTTTGACCTTACAGTCTTTAGCCCCTGAGACGAGTCTGTCGTCATGAACATCCAGGCAGTTGATGGTGCCTGTGTGACCATACAGCACCATCACACATGCTGCTGTCCTCAAATTCCAACACCTACAGAGTCAGAATAATGAAGGATTTTTGTgccttgagacaactgagatatGGGTTTTGCAAAAGCAGATGCAACTCAATAAGGAAGTTCCTAATATTTTATACACAAAGTCTATATTCATTTAACATAGTAGCATGAGTCATCATCGTCCTCATCATCAAGAATCATCATACATTCACAAAAGATTGAGTTGGATGCTATGTGCCAACTTCCCATTTCCTCACCTGATACTGAAATCGTAGCCGCCACTTATCAGCAGGCCTCTGTCCTCACAGAGCAGCACGGCCCGGATGCTGCCGACGTGGCCCTTCATCACTGGGGCCGCTTCTTTTGCTGATGCCACGTAAAGCAGACGCACCATGCAGTCCTTGGAGCCCACGGCCACCAACTGTCCACCTCCGTAGTCGACCACCCGATGAGGATCCTCTCTGTCAAACCCCAACACCCAACCGCACGCTATCGCCATCAGGAGGACacactgtatgtttttatgCTAATGTGCTCAATGTCTGATTATAAAAAGAAGACACTAACTTCTCCAGCAGCACCATGACATTATATACACCACAATACACATTTCGCTCTTCCATTTCCACTGTTTTGGTTTTGATGTTGGCATAAGCAGCTTCAAAAGGCTTGTCCTGTAAAACCAATAATAGTAAagatatacattttttaaatgggTATTTGTATAGTTTTCTGGTACAAAGGATGATGGTTATGGAGGTAGGACAGTGATCTGTTGACCTTTTGGTCACCAGAATGAAGGTCTCCCCCCTCATCATATTTGATGGGTACGAGGACTTCAAGGATGTTGGCATAGGTAGGGCAGACTCTATTAGTTCTGTTGCTctagaagagagaaagacatcaTGTCGTTAGTATTATAAGAAAACATTGTATAGAACAATTAAACATGTATctgtataattattattattattaaacatcACCAGACATTTGTTACATAGAAAAAATGCTTCTATATTTGCAGCTGGCTTGTTTTGTACTGCAGGCTTTCATAATTGAAATCTGTGGGTATGACAAAACTGCAGACTCAGATCTCCCTGATGAAGtgaaataacagactaaaatTGAACGTTAATATCTAACTCtttaatatttgttttcatcCTTAGCACCAAAATATAACATAAAGTGACAACAACTTTGAGCCCTGTCAAATATACGAATCCTTTATGTATGATGAAATATTTAAATGATCAAATGCCTCCAGTACCTCCATCATCACAACTTGGTCCTGAAAAATTCTTTTGGCATCCATGTCCTCCATGGTCTCCTGTGCAAGGTACCGCCAGTGTAGAGAAACCTTTCGGCAGCATCTCAAAGTGTACTTATCTAATAGACCTGATAGAAGACAGATTATGTGCATAATGTTTGTATGTTATATAACTTAAGTGTTTATGCTACCAGTGACAAAGTGcattgaaggaaaaaaaagctgatATTGTGACAAATTTTAATCAATTCCAGACATAAaggatgaataaaacatttagaTTCCCTTTTGTTTTAAATCACAGAAAGTACATTTGATTCCAAGCTAACATAATTTCCTTGTCATCTCATTTCCAACTGAATGTGACTTAAATAATAGTGCAGAAAATGGATGTTTGGTTACGAGAAAAATGGGAAATTTGATAGCCTGTATTTAGACTTCCTTTAAATAATTATGTCTTTTAATGTGCAGATAGAAGTCAGTGGGAGCTGACAGCAGCTCGGTTGCTAGGCAGGGCTTTGTTGTTCTTATATCCAAGAGTAACCCACTTGTGATTGAAAGAGAGATTTAACAAGGGCATTCTTGAGTAATTGAGTTACATCCCCATGGTATCATTAGCCTGGCTCAGTCACTTTATGCTATCAATTCAAGGACATGTCAACGGGGGCTTTGGATTGAACAGagacgagagagacagagaaaactaGGCTGCACTGCTGTTCCGCCACAGCAACACTGGAAATAAGACTGAGTGAATCCTATTTGCTTATGGGTTTTCCTTTtcaaatattgtgtgtgtgtgtgtgtgtgtgtgtgtgtgtgtgtgtgtgtgtgtgtgtgtgtgtgtgtgtgtgtgtgcatatcttcAAGGAGGGGAGAGTAAGGAAGTGCACACGTTATCACAGCTCAAATTGTTTGCACCATCATTATCAACATAACTACTCATTCAAATACTTCATGAGTACAAATACAGTGGCGATCTTGCAATCTGTGGACAATCAATGCATTTCCCATGAAGGGTAATAAAAGCACTGAATGGAAAATATCATTGAACTTAGCAGTGCGATTAGAAATAGTATTCCGAGGCTGTTGCATACATACTTACCTAATATCCTCTTGGACAGATGAACAGGGAGGCAGCGTATGAAGTCTCGGTATCGGCTGACTCCAGACATGGAGCTGGAGGATCCAGGCACCACCATGAGAGCAGGATCCTCTGAGTCTGCCTCACTGCCTCCAcactcacctctcctcctggaCAAACCTCTGAGCCCAACGCTCTCCAGCTCAGAGGGAGCGTTGTGTTGGCTGCTCCTTGCTGAAAAGGGCATATAGGCCTAATTATCACACTTCAAAAGacgggagaagaagaagaagaagaagaagaagaagaagaagaagaagaagaagaatagacTTTCAACATTGCAAAGTGCTGAAGAAATTATTGGTTAAGAGAGCTCTTTTTATTCAATTCCTCCATGATAGAAAACTAAGCAATCTTTTCAGACAAAATCATATAGAACTGCCATtattaaagggacattaagtaatctatgacctttatcgacctctatcggtgcccagtaggaattacaacaacatctGCAGAATGTATCTCCACCTGTCCATCACTCCTGCCTTTTGTCATAATGTCACTGCACAAATCTATGGGCTCAGAGACAGGAATCCCACCAGGAATCATTAAATTGTCAACTCATCTTGTTATTAGAAGGTACaggggtgcatgtgtgtgtgtggcgggcaGCAAGGTTTAGCTCTGTGTGTTGAGAGATTCTCACCAAAGATTTAACTATTAAGATAGTTCCCATTCTATTCCAGCCTATGGAAATCCTTGTCCAATGAGAGCATGCAACAGGCTAAAATTAGGCTACAGTCAGCAAGCTGGAAAGCTAGATGATGCATACATCTTAATTTATGCAAGAACCGTCATGAATGTTCATTACTGACATCAGATATCACCATATAATGTGCGTGTGAAACAGGAACCTAACAAAGTTGTTTGTAACTAATTTAAAGAGATGCCTAGATCTGACGCTATAAATAGCTTAGACTACTAGGCCTAAATCTTTAGAAATCGGGCTGTTCGGCTAAATTAAATAAGCctattacagaaaaaaaagatatgtcCGAATGGCAAACATTCTCATTTACTCCCAGCCAAAAAGCGGTATAATCCTAATCTGTCAAACGGGATTTAAGAGGAAAACGGAAGTGCACAAAAAAGAAACCTCTCACTTCTCATGTTCTTTCTAATCTTACCATTAAATTGCAGAAATGCCCGTTTTTCTCTGACCAGAAGCACACTGGTTAGGTTCCCCAGCATGCGTAACAGTTCAGTGTCACAAAGTGAAAGGACACGGAAAAGATACTTTGATTTAATCCAGTCGGGACTGCTACTGAACCAATCCCAGGTTTCAACCATTTCCATGCCGAGTAGGTTTCCATTCAGCGCTCGGTCTGGACTGCAAGAGACCGTATCCTGAGTTAAACTTGGTCTATTCGACCTGGCGTAAGTGAAGCCTTTCCAGGATGTAACTTGCAGAACAGTCTGGATGCTTTCTAGGACTCTGACACTCCTGCAGCGTAGCAGCAGTCCTACTAGGAGTCTCCTCTTGCATTCATCTGTGGCCTGCCGTAACCACTGGCTGGACTCCGACAGTTTTGTGGCAAAGGCGCAAGATTGGCAACTTCCACAGGTGTTGAGATATTCTTCCCTATTTTTACAGTTGAGGTCACTCGCCGAGACAAATTCTCTAAATTTAACGGGCTTCATTTCGACACCGTGCGAGGTTTTTGTGGTGGTGAGTGAGTCGGTTGCTTTTGAGTTTACATCCCTCTTCTCCGGGGTGAGGCTGTTGGCCAGCTCGTTGCCACGCAACTGAATCCACGTGCCTCTCTTCCGGATCTCTGGAAGGTGGCGGAGAGTAGCCTATTTTGTGCACCTACGCTCTATCCGTGATGGAAATTCAGCACAGGCCATTTTAACAGTTTCTATACCAATCCAAAATCATTAAGGATTGCAAAAGACAGCGTGCGCCgcccgggaatcgaacccgggtcgcaAGAATGGGAATCTTGCATGATACCACTACACCAGCGGCGctgttcaaactgaaaaggATATCATGTCTCTAAAAAGGTTCTTAGTAATTCTAAATAACTGATTTTAAATCTGTTGGGGTATAATATATTATGTTTTCCTTAAAGCTTTACAtctcaataaataaaatgaatatataaaagCTTCATGGAACGCAACATAGTTATATCAAAACAGTAAATAGGTTATTTAGCTggttacttttattttgaaaatagtTTACGTTGGTAATAACTCAAGTTTCACTTCCGGGTTGTGAGCTCGGATACTTTTGTTCCTCAAACCAACAGCTATGAGATTGGAGTTAACTAAGTAGCTAACAGTCAGTGGAATTTATGGTAATTCAGGTTGGTATTCACAGTTAACGTTAAACTAGCCAATACTATTTGGTAAGGGGTGGTTTCTGCATGGTAATACCTGTCTTCATCTTCCTGATGTGGCTCTGGTAGCCACACAGCATAGAGGTACTAACACTAAGGTTAGCTAAGGATAATGTTGTTAGCCAAAGCTAACATGAACTCTGCCTTTTGCTTTCCAGCAATTTTTGCACTAAATCTGCCCTGACTAAAATCCTTCGCCGGCTGTATCAAATCTACCAACTAAATTATTTGCTAACGCTAATGTTTTGCCTTTGGTCTAC
Protein-coding regions in this window:
- the fbxw10 gene encoding F-box and WD repeat domain containing protein 10B, with product MLCGYQSHIRKMKTEIRKRGTWIQLRGNELANSLTPEKRDVNSKATDSLTTTKTSHGVEMKPVKFREFVSASDLNCKNREEYLNTCGSCQSCAFATKLSESSQWLRQATDECKRRLLVGLLLRCRSVRVLESIQTVLQVTSWKGFTYARSNRPSLTQDTVSCSPDRALNGNLLGMEMVETWDWFSSSPDWIKSKYLFRVLSLCDTELLRMLGNLTSVLLVREKRAFLQFNARSSQHNAPSELESVGLRGLSRRRGECGGSEADSEDPALMVVPGSSSSMSGVSRYRDFIRCLPVHLSKRILGLLDKYTLRCCRKVSLHWRYLAQETMEDMDAKRIFQDQVVMMESNRTNRVCPTYANILEVLVPIKYDEGGDLHSGDQKDKPFEAAYANIKTKTVEMEERNVYCGVYNVMVLLEKEDPHRVVDYGGGQLVAVGSKDCMVRLLYVASAKEAAPVMKGHVGSIRAVLLCEDRGLLISGGYDFSIRCWNLRTAACVMVLYGHTGTINCLDVHDDRLVSGAKDCKVKVWNLQTGKCFEDFNFKHPSSVRCVKMNATVVYSSCDKGLVKIWDMESASLLKVIDAHRSSVKCLFFDRWHLLSGDSDGQAMAWSTSCDAEECLMTFTHPKEVQSLTLTYLRVVTGCMDGKIRIFNFLTGDCLRIIRAGVKPSPILSMHFHDSSILVNTTSSVQLYQFAKVCWDYTVSAEGGQRGAAMAQAGLASEKSSASLRKFPRAFVPADRMAQVASANRKIYDCNRKKPQRAELSRHTRSLSAPTKCRAQAKEFSETTKSSVTQSEKAASERVRKRGLHHPLMTEHILLRVNTIQKALCKDEAGVNMERNARLRDAWSSPPPSPLQDEHPKPRSSQALKRSLQTQKRPLLHKVFTGMTKTSVPVLTRAISQNMRNTFQSREVTLATMRPHTHPGDCLTELHPRSVGEKTPPHSAGTQEAFRKVGAFTTSAKEGPQAPERMFMRAIPEHPGGYVKFETTGSPAPKSKPMDPFRERGGFRLLTETQLKEYVRAQRERMQNSKQKTSKKD